In Nocardioides conyzicola, one genomic interval encodes:
- a CDS encoding acetoacetate--CoA ligase → MPTDEQIDGSRVVHFARWLGSQGIVTLDDPRDYRELQAWSAAEPARFWEAVTVYFGVDFGAKAAEVLSSREMPGARWFHGSSMNFAREMLKHGDAERDAIVLVRDDGHRESVTFGQLREQVAAVAGALADRGVGQGDRVVAYLPNCIEGVVAFLASATIGAVWSQTGMDYAPTAAMDRLGQLDPTVLIAGTGYLFKGVQQDRRDAVAELRVLLPVDALVVSIETGGVPRDDTTPYDVTWEQLQHFSKPVTTAVNVPFDHPLWVLFTSGTTGRPKGIVHGHGGALLEQLISPGFHMDLGEGDVFFWFTTPNWMMWNAQICGLLHGATIVLYDGSPTHPDTGMLWRVVEELGVTVFGTSPGYLQASARDGLEPGRDQDLTALKLIGVTGSVLPASSNQWVRDHVGADLQLGSMSGGTDIVGIFVASAPNLPVYDGEISGPALGVALEVWNEHGNRLPPGETGEMVITQPMPSMPIAFWDDPEGERYRDAYFDVFPGVWRHGDSITITERGTIVIHGRTDSTLNRNGVRLGSAEIYEAVESLPEVTDSLVVGVELAEGGYWMPMFVVADAAGDEDALRARIVETIAGRTSRRHVPDEIILVPSLPHTRTGKRLEVPVKRILQGAVPRRVASMGAVDDVEALKWLIDFANKRNGVSDVSRILPTDAYDDWRIYHEQDLPRVLSAALDVFAEKGYHGTTTRQLADRSGLSVPGIYHHYKSKQDILLDLMMVIVDELIERSRFAIAEAADEPRAQFDALVSSMLLFHVYRRKGAIVSTSELRSLEPGNRRKYLERRDELQAMLDGIIDRGVSTGTFDTPYPGDAGRAIASMCAGVATWYRPEAPLSFDPLLDRYLSIAEAIVGVR, encoded by the coding sequence ATGCCCACGGACGAACAGATTGATGGCTCGCGGGTGGTCCACTTCGCCCGGTGGCTGGGAAGCCAGGGCATCGTCACGCTCGACGACCCCCGTGACTACCGCGAGCTCCAGGCGTGGTCGGCCGCCGAGCCGGCTCGCTTCTGGGAGGCGGTGACGGTCTACTTCGGCGTCGACTTCGGGGCCAAGGCCGCCGAGGTGCTGTCGTCGCGCGAGATGCCCGGGGCCCGGTGGTTCCACGGCTCGTCGATGAACTTCGCGCGGGAGATGCTCAAGCACGGGGACGCCGAGCGGGACGCCATCGTCCTGGTGCGGGACGACGGCCACCGCGAGTCGGTGACCTTCGGCCAGCTGCGCGAGCAGGTCGCCGCCGTGGCGGGTGCCCTGGCCGACCGCGGCGTCGGGCAGGGCGACCGGGTGGTCGCCTACCTGCCCAACTGCATCGAGGGCGTCGTCGCCTTCCTGGCCTCCGCCACCATCGGTGCGGTCTGGTCGCAGACGGGCATGGACTACGCGCCGACCGCGGCCATGGACCGCCTCGGACAGCTCGACCCGACCGTGCTGATCGCGGGGACCGGCTACCTCTTCAAGGGGGTGCAGCAGGACCGGAGGGACGCCGTCGCCGAGCTCCGCGTGCTGCTGCCGGTGGACGCGCTCGTCGTCTCGATCGAGACCGGTGGCGTGCCGCGCGACGACACCACGCCGTACGACGTCACCTGGGAGCAGCTCCAGCACTTCAGCAAGCCGGTGACGACCGCGGTCAACGTGCCGTTCGACCACCCGTTGTGGGTGCTGTTCACCTCGGGCACCACCGGCCGGCCCAAGGGCATCGTCCACGGTCATGGCGGGGCCCTGCTCGAGCAGCTGATCTCCCCCGGCTTCCACATGGACCTCGGCGAGGGCGACGTCTTCTTCTGGTTCACCACGCCCAACTGGATGATGTGGAACGCCCAGATCTGCGGGCTCCTCCACGGCGCCACGATCGTGCTGTACGACGGCAGCCCCACGCACCCCGACACCGGGATGCTGTGGCGGGTGGTCGAGGAGCTCGGGGTCACCGTCTTCGGCACCAGCCCGGGCTACCTGCAGGCGAGCGCCCGCGACGGGCTCGAGCCCGGCCGCGACCAGGACCTGACCGCCCTCAAGCTGATCGGCGTCACGGGCTCGGTCCTGCCCGCCAGCAGCAACCAGTGGGTTCGCGACCACGTCGGCGCCGACCTCCAGCTCGGCTCGATGAGCGGCGGCACCGACATCGTCGGGATCTTCGTCGCCAGCGCCCCCAACCTGCCCGTCTACGACGGCGAGATCAGCGGTCCGGCCCTCGGGGTGGCGCTGGAGGTCTGGAACGAGCACGGCAACCGGCTGCCGCCCGGCGAGACCGGCGAGATGGTCATCACCCAGCCGATGCCCTCGATGCCGATCGCCTTCTGGGACGACCCGGAGGGCGAGCGCTACCGCGACGCGTACTTCGACGTCTTCCCGGGCGTGTGGCGCCACGGCGACTCGATCACGATCACCGAGCGCGGCACCATCGTGATCCACGGGCGGACCGACTCGACGCTCAACCGCAACGGGGTGCGGCTCGGCAGCGCCGAGATCTACGAGGCCGTCGAGTCGCTGCCGGAGGTGACCGACAGCCTCGTCGTGGGCGTCGAGCTGGCCGAGGGTGGCTACTGGATGCCGATGTTTGTCGTCGCCGACGCGGCGGGGGACGAGGACGCGCTCCGGGCGCGGATCGTCGAGACGATCGCCGGCCGGACCTCGCGTCGCCACGTGCCCGACGAGATCATCCTGGTGCCGAGCCTGCCGCACACGCGCACGGGCAAGCGCCTCGAGGTCCCCGTCAAGCGCATCCTGCAGGGCGCCGTACCGCGACGGGTCGCGAGCATGGGCGCCGTCGACGACGTCGAGGCGCTCAAGTGGCTGATCGACTTCGCCAACAAGCGCAACGGCGTCTCCGACGTCTCCCGGATCCTCCCCACGGACGCGTACGACGACTGGCGCATCTACCACGAGCAGGACCTGCCGCGGGTGCTCAGCGCGGCGCTCGACGTCTTCGCCGAGAAGGGCTACCACGGCACGACGACGCGCCAGCTGGCCGACCGGTCGGGGCTGTCGGTGCCGGGGATCTACCACCACTACAAGTCGAAGCAGGACATCCTGCTCGACCTGATGATGGTGATCGTCGACGAGCTCATCGAGCGCAGCCGCTTCGCGATCGCGGAGGCCGCCGACGAGCCGCGCGCACAGTTCGACGCCCTGGTGTCGAGCATGCTGCTCTTCCACGTCTACCGCCGCAAGGGCGCGATCGTCTCCACGAGCGA